A segment of the Phoenix dactylifera cultivar Barhee BC4 chromosome 15, palm_55x_up_171113_PBpolish2nd_filt_p, whole genome shotgun sequence genome:
GATTAGATTCTTAAAGGGCATCTTTTCGAACCAGCTATGAGAGATACCTATTTGATTGCATCTTGCATATCCATTAAGCATAATGGCCCAGGTGACTTCATCTTTAAAGGGAACCTGATCAAATAACTTCCGCGCAGCTTTCATATTTCCACATCTAGCATATCCATCAATGATGGAATTCCATGAAATGATATCTCTGTCGGGCATCTTATCAAACAACTGTCTTGCAAATTCAATCTGCCCACATTTTGCAAGCCCATCAATCATCACATTCCAAGAGAAGAGGTCGCGTTCAGGCATTTGATCAAACAAATCTAATGCAGTATTAACATTTCCATGTTTGACATACCCATCAATCATCATGTTCCAACTAATCAAATTTTTGTGTGGCATCCCATCAAATGAAGCACGTGCAGCATCAATCTCCCCACAACTGGCATACATAAAAATCAAAGAACCCTGCACAAATAAGTCTGCATGCAGTGGAGTCTTTAGTATCTGACAGTGAATTTGCTCTCCTTCTTTAAGTGCTCGAGAAGTGGCACAAGCTTTGAGGACAAAAGGAAAGGTGAACTTATCAGGAGATACATTGTTGTGCAACATCTGATTGTACAAATCCATCGCTTTCCATGGTCTGCGACTTTGCTCATAACCTCTAATAAATGCGTTCCATATGAAAGGATAAGGATCATCTACCTGCTTCAATAATAAAACCACATCTTCCAACCATCCAATCCTTGTACTCAAAAATGTCACCACTTTGCGCATCGCCAAAACATCCTTGAAAAACCCAGCAACAATCAAGGGTGTAAGCACGTGTTTCAAGTCTCTCATGCTCTGACATTTATATAAAAATGGGAGAAGTGATGCAACCGAATAACGCGCAAAGTCTCCTTTATCGTAATTGAATCGGCTTACAGTCGatctcttcccttctttctgCCTCATTCCATCATCTGTCTCTCTTCATGTCGAAACTAGGACTGAAAATGCACGATCAATGTTAATTAAGCCGGTACAGTAAATGATCCATGCAATCATTTTCTTGAACTTCCGCTTACTTCCTTCATAAATGACATGGAAACCGCGTAATACATGAACCCAAGATCAAACTGCACCTAAAGATCATATATTTGTAGAAGTAAAAGCGACATCAAAATTCAGACTATCTATATACGAAATATTGCATGCCAAGATGCGCCTAGTTTGCATCACTAAACCCATCAAGTATTCCAGAGCATCACCATAAAACCCTGATTTTATTGGATTGCAGACAACAGACACAGTCTGTCCTAAAAGgtaagaaaaaaagaacaagaaaagaaaagtttccAACGATTTTCCAAGCCAGGCAATAAAATTCAACCATCAAACTCCACAAGAAATCAAGATTGTAATTGTATCAATCGCAACTGAGCCCCAAGTCTCACAAGGGCATGAcaagaatagaaataaaagTTCCCCAAATTAAGAGGGCTATCGAGCTAATAACTCTAAATCCACCCAAAAAAAGTATTGCATCCTAGAACCTAACTCGGGAGatcaaaatccaaaaaaaaatgcagcagaaaaagataaagaaagaagGTGGAGAACACTATAGCTCCGGAATTGGATTCAGAGAGGTCGAAGGGGGGAATGAGGAGAGGATGCCGACCTTTTTAGTATCGAGGAACTGGAGGGTCTGTTTCTTTGAGGAGCATCTCAAGCTCCCGACAGGATTCTGACCGTGACTGTTGACAGGAacagcaggaggaggaggaggaggagagtagAAGGGTGGCACAGAATCGCAGTGCCATTACGctgtttatcattattttttttaaaaaacccgCGCTATTTTAAAGAGGACAAAGACGAGAGCTGAGCTTTCTTTGGGCAGGCAGCAGAGGTGATACAAGTTGAAACAGAAAACCATGGTCCGCCGGATGAGGCTGAACCGCTCGGTTCAAATAGTACCAAACCAATTCAGTATAAAATCGAATCGATCCatcatttcaatttgatttcagtTCATAGCCAGAATTGCAAAAGGACCAGGCGGGTCCTTTTCGGACCGAAACTGACTAATTTAATATTAGCTCAATGCGATTCAGTTGGTTCGCATCGGATCAATCCGATTTCAAATCAGATTGATTATGGATACGGCACGTCCTAGCCATACCGATTCTAGTTCGGTATCAAATCAGTTTCAAACTATACCAACCCCCGACCAGTACAGAAGGTTctggtaccggttcggcggTTCTTGCAGGAAATAGATGAAggtccatcaaaaaaaaaaaaaccaagacgATTTGAATTGCTGGATAAAGGCGAAATAGGCCACACTAAAATTGAGAACACAATTTTACTTGCCTGAGCTGGAAAAATTTTGCTAAGCATGGCTACGCTTCAAAGGTTGAATTCTTCGAATTTACTTGCCATCTTCTCTCCCTACCACATAGAACCATCATACATCTGGGTGTGGTAATTTTCTATTTGATGCACGACCGTCATCAATCGAATGCTGCATGGCTTCTATCGCCATCCTATCACTCCCGTCTGCTTAATCTTTTTTTGCCATCCCACCATTTGGCACCACTGCTCGTAGCTTGAATAAGCCATTGTACTATAATTATTATAGGTGTTCCTCCTCCATGTAGCATGCATGCCAACTGCTTTCCAGTTGATGCCCAAGTGGCGCATATCATCCACATGCACCCATTCAATAGAGGAATTAATCATATATGACTACCAGTATCAATTTTGCTAGAAgatccttattttttttttctggggcCTTAGCTCTCGTCATGTTCATCTCCTACTATTATAAAGCGAACTTTGGGGTTTAAAATCCCACCTCCAAGTTTGGttctataattatttttatttctaaattaTCCCTTCGATATTTCTTCGGCAAATTTCTTGAAATTTAATATATActagaattttcttttatgcatggCACATGCTTGGTGCTAGTTTTTTAATGAAACCGAGTTATACTTCATGGAACTCTTCTCcacgaggaaggagaagaagatatcACCTAAATTTCAACACTATTGGGACTATTACTTCATTGACCAAGTCACTAGAAGGCAAGTTGAACACCAGAAACAAAGTGAGAGATCCAGAGAATTTTGTTTGTCAGTGGACACCTCTAGTGCATCTATACATATGTTTGTCCTTCACCTTTGTGATCTATAATGGTATATCCTCCCTGTGATGCATAAAGTGAATCTTTGTTGCATTTTTTACTGGTAAAAATTTCTGATCCTCACAATGCATGAGCGTTTAATATCAGCTTGAAACATGCAAAACAAAAGGGCTACATTTAAAGCCTTAATGTAAAAAATACCAAAAAAGAATTTAGCGAGGGAGAAAGAATAGGAAATAGAATGTTATGAAAGATAAATCAAACTCATAGCAAcaaaaataacataaataaaaaaagaaggggtGAGATCGAAGAATTGCAGGCTATCCAACAGTGACAGAAAGGAACTCGACTTGAGGTTTAAAAATTCGGATTGCCTTGCTTGAGAGAGAGGGCACCAAGGAGGGAGATGACGGATTTCCTTCGAGAAGAAAaattggaggaggagaaagagaaatCAATAGGATCCAATCTCTCCTGCAACTTATATTTGCAATTTCACTTATGTTTCGAGGAGATTGAGATCTGGGCCATGGAACGAGCCATTTAGCTTGACCCTCAAGCTACTAATCCGACCTAGTCCACCCCATACATGAAGGAAAACCTAGTTTTTGAGCTGACGCTTGATAAGGACAGGTAGGTCTAAAGGTTATTACCGTACTGCCTCAATCACCTTCTTGAAAGGGCCTCATCCTTCTCCGAACGGTGGTGAAGTGGAGGGAGAGAAGCCCTCGTTCTTTAGTTAGGTAAGTAGGGGGTTTAGATTCTCCCCTTTTTATTACCAAGGTTAAAGTAGATGTAAGTAAGTTTTTTATCATGCAATCtaacttctcttcctcttccgaatggTAAATATTTTTCAAAACATGGAGTGTGAATCAAACCCATGTTTGAATTAAAACTAAGATACTGATGCAAGTTTACTAAGGGCGTTAAATCGGTTAATATCTCTGAGCCTCCCTCTTGTTCCTGGACCCCACTCGGAATGGTTACTGGACAAGAGTGTGTTTGATTCAATCATCTTACTAAACTCCTCTGGGACCTTCGTCCATTTAGGGCCCTTCTTTCTTTGAGGAGCACAATCAACAACACTTCCAATGCCTTCATTGGAGCAAAAGCAGGCAAGGGAAGTCGTCGAGTAATACTCTAGGATAATTTACCTAGGGAAGAAGCACTATGAAAAGAAGGGCTTGAAAGGCACGCACCTTAAAGGCAAACTTGTACTTGTAGTGTCAGCATCATCTCGAAACTCATGATGTAGCAGCCATTTTTACAAGGCTACACCACCTGATCGAGGAGCTGTTGTTTGCTCACCACCGGGAGATGACCTCCTACACCAGAAGCGACACTCGAAGGGTGAGCTTCTGGCAGTTAGCTTAACGTCACTACGCATTATGGGCTGAAAGGAGGCTTTTATCTTGGAAAGCCCATTTGCATCCAACAAGTTGAGGCTAATTTTCCCAACTCCCAGgtcttgtttttctttaatgaaACAATTGATTCCTGCATTGCCTCCTGCCAACACTTTTGTTGAGTTGATGCTATAAATAATATGGTGAAATCCATTCTCTTCTCTCCTGTGGGTCATGGGTACTATACCGTCACATTGGACCTAAAGACTCCTGTGGAGGTTCGTTCTATTGGATCCCCTAGTCGTTCTATTTGAGCATGCCAAAACTGTCATGGCCAATCAACTAAATCGGTTTAAAATTATGACTTTATCTTTCAATGAGGGTTCGGCTTCGTTCAGTACTATTGCCTCTTGGTGTTGCGCTTGGTTCACCCGAAGGAAGACCAACAAATCTAGAACCAAAGGACTACTTCTCGTGATGAGCTATTTAAAGGAATCTTTCGCTGTATGGCTCTGAAGCTTTTGCGAATGTATTTCCTTTGAGTTTTCACAGAGGAACCACAAACAGCTCTTTGCCTATCCATATTGAATTGCAGATACTTCAATGATAGAATCATTTCTGATTGAAACAAGGTTTATTCAATAGAAATAAACTAACAAAGGAtcaccaaaaaataaaatagatacaCTTTTTTCGATATGAGAAATCATTATCTAATGAATTCAACGGTTCCAAAATAAATGAAAGAGATGGGTGGAATTCCAAACTGGATGTTGGTCTCAAATCAAAAGGAGATATGGCGAAATTGATAGACGCTATGGAAGCAGATTGATCGGTGGTGGTTGGTCGAAAGCTTTAGTGCCATAGCCACTTCCTTCTCGAGAGACCGTACGTGAGACTTCCGCATCATAGGCCTTCCGTCCCGAGCTTTCATCGTCAGCCTGGGCCGTCAAAGCGGgactttttttggtaaaaaagaaCCTTTGAATAACTGTCGGTTTCTGAAAGGAATCGGTAATTTCTCTAATCAGAAGAACGCTCTGTCATTTACAACCCCGGCCATATCTTCAATGCTCTGAATGGCCCCATCGACCCGAAGTGGCAGTCAAGGGGAGAAATCTCTGCTCAAACACTGAGCAAAGCAAAGGGAATGGCTACACTCGGTGAAAATCAAGGTCAATGAGTGCAGTAGAACAACTTAATGAAGGTTGTCCAAGGTTGATGCATCTAATTTAATcagaaaaaataagaagaatCTATTAATTAAAAATGTTCATTAAAGCGATGAGCGATTGCAATTTTATCTCAATTTCTTATCTGTGCCTCCACTTCACAACCATATAACTCCACATCCAGTGGTATGTTCATTGCATAATTGGTAATGCTCTAAATTATGATATTATAAAGCCATCTGAACAACCtcataaattatgatctgattcagaaaattagaagaaaaaaatgatgattTTCAACAACTATTTACACATCCGGAAAAACAAAATTGCCCAAGTGTTGGTTAGGTTTCTAAGCATACAGGACATTTTGCTCCGGAATGAGGTACTTAAACTAGCACCAAACAAACATTAAGATAAGCCGTACCAGCTCTTATGCAATAACTCAAACACATGGGAGTATTTATATCTTGGCCCCGCCAACAGACAGATTTTGCAGTGCCCAACGCATCCTTATGTCACAGTTCACAAACAAGATGATGGGATGCCTCGCACTCTTATCATTTCTAGTCGCTGACAGTAAAATCTGAATGCAAAACTTCCGGATTTATGATTTCGGTGTACCTTCGCCATAATTTCATGCTACGGCTTAGCTGGAaaaggaaagtaaaaaaaaaagaaggtgagCTCAAACGTGGACTTCCATGGAGTGCCCTGACCTAAGCTCTTTGGGGTGGAACAGCATCCATCACTTGTTTACCAAAGGGGAGATCCCATGATGGGGCATTCCTAGGACGCCACATGAAAGCTGGGACTATGATGGCAAGGATGTATGCAAAAATTACGGCATGTGGTGCCGAGAACTTGACAGTGCAGTCAAAAGCATGCAAAAgaaatttaccaaaaaaaaaaaaaaaaaaaagaatacactAGAGAACACATCATGATGATGTGTAGCTGTAGGATGATTGAGAGACATAGATATTTCCCTCGAATTAAAGCCGTCTTCACTCTTTACAGTGCCAGCCAGTCCTAGATCAATTAGTTGGCATCCCTCTCTACCACATTTCTCAATAAATGCATgcgcaaacaaataaataaaatagccTTTCATACAAAGTGTGGTAAGACCGAGCATTCTTCACTTAAAAGGTAGTTGGTCAACAGCATCAGTTTATGGCTAAAAGCAGTTGGCCTACTTGATGGGTCTGTTCCGGTGCACGTCAATGATCATTAAGGCAGACCACGGCTTCAGCACATAATAGTTGCATTATGTTATATATTTCAAGTTTTGGAATCGTAGGGTATTAATTTCTCCATTTTCTTAACTATACTCTACCTCATGATCATAGCttacaaggaaaaaaaatcaaccactttttttctatatatatgGATTCAAAGGATAACATAATAATAGAAGTTTAttgtaattttttataataactTGGTCCATATTGGATCAGAGAATATCTCGTGCAATCTTTCTCCAGTTATTAGTTGGCAGGATGGTATGATATATTCggcttataaaaataaaaataaactgttttcttctaataaaaaataattagcaAAGATTTTCCTTCTGCATCTTAGAGTTTTGATAAGATCATTACTTCTTAAGACTTGGAGCGTCCAATAGAGCCAATTGAGGTCTCTGTCGATCTCCCATTTATTGTACATTTGCCAGGCCAAAGCTCGAAAAAGTTTGATGTTATCATTTTTAGCGGTGGGAGCAATGATATCTCGCATGCTTTTGTCACTCCCCAAGGAAGGCAGGCTCAAAACCGATGAAGTGATGTTTTACAAGGCTTTGGTGATAAAGTACAGCAAAGACAAGTAGACAAGCTCTCCTGTTCTCATAAAAAGTTTTAGTGAGAGGGGACCAGGCCTACATGTGTCTTGCTTGTTAAAATAATGGACATTTATATAGATCCTGCCACTGCACAATTCTAGGTTAGGTTCTCTTCTTTCCATGCACGAGCTTGGTGGGCTTCTCTTCCCTGTATCGCTGTGGAACACCAGGGGGCGCAAGGTGTACCCCTCCATTGATTCTTGTTGGAAAGGCATGCTAATTGCCAGCATCTTTGATGGGGAAAAGGGAGTTTTGAGTCCACTTTCCTTTTGCtttgtgatgaagatgcttCCTTCTTTTTGAACTATATTTCCATCCACTTATGTTACATGCTCATATGTGGTCACAATTTCACACGTTAACCAAAGCTCAAAGTGGTCTCCAACAAATGCTTTCATAGGGTTTCTACTCCTTCGAAAATTGTAGCACAGACACCCAAAGAAAAAGCTTGCGTCATAGCAAGTGTGGATTGGTCAGAGTAGAAGTGGGAGCTTTTTGCTTCCTGCAGGCATCAAATACACTTTTATCCATTATTTCCTCTCATTTTAAACAAAAATCTCACCCTTGTCTTCaagcctctcttctttttcccctcTTATTGTCTCAGGAAAAGATACAGAAAAACCTCATGAGTGGCTTTTTATATGGGAGTGCGACTTACAACAAGAAGGAGCTTTAAGGATATTATGATTAGTTATTTAGTTGTAGCAAGTAATATCTAGCTCTAAACATTTTTATGCAATATTTAGCATTGCACCGGATGGCGCTTGAAATGTATTTTTTAGCATATTGAATGATATGAACATTAAGACTTTCCACGTTATAATATCTACATACTTTAGTATAGATGCAACATATGACGACTAATTTCATGTCTATGATGATTGAGGCCTCAAGTTCCTTAGGAATTGAATTGGAAGAAATCACACCCCAATCTGACTAATATATTTGGACTAGCACGGGATCTCAATCTGAAGGAGATAAATTTCTGTCAGCTTGCCTGATGCACACTGGCAAAAAGTATGGAAAGCATGTTTTTATGAGTTTTTTGTGATATAGTCCAGAGTACTACAACCAGGAGAGTAATTGGAGGAACAAAATAAAAGGACATGCAGTAGGTCGGAACGCCATTTGTTTGTGGTCAATGAATGTTCCCCGACAAGTAAAAAGCATCGGTCGCCcacaaggaagaaagagagcttACTAATCTGGAATTTTATAGTTCCTGGCTGGTGAAGAGAATGAACCTGGAGTATCATGGCAGATGATAGTAAAATGCATGATTAAGACAATATAGGTGTGAGAGCTTGTTTTATTTGGGCATGGGCCGGGTCCGGCCAGGACCGGCCACTTAGCATGCGCCCAGCACGTGAGATGGAGGAGGAAGACTCCCGAATGAGAGTCATCTTCCTCCCCaggtccatcaaagaaagtggATCCTAAGGCTTGCCGAACTCCGTTGAAGATCCTAGGATGTGATCTATAAGAGGccctcccctcttccctcttggcATCTCTCTCTAACCCCGATCAATCGCCAACGAAGTCGGTTGAAATCCTTTTGGTTTCCGTCGAGCATTCTCGACAAGTCATCGTTGATTTGCtgccaaaaaggaggtaatccatCCCAACCCCTTTTCCATATCCATCTCCGAGTCCTCGGCCGTCATCGACGGCCTGATTGTCACCGGCAGTCACCAGATTCATTTGATCACCGCTTTCCTACTTTGGTTTTTTTCCTCTATTTTCAACTTCTTCCACTTTCAACCATTGTGGTCGTTGGTGTCGCTATGATCTTTGCCAAAAGGTCGGATCCCGGGCAGCACCACTATCGTCAATGCCACCACTGGTCACGACCACCATCGGGCCCCATGAGCTCTTTTTCCTTCCCttgttttttccaaaaagaagaggaagaaaataatatttttgactCACTGCACTTGAGTGTGTGACCGATAAAGATAAGAATTTCTGTACACGATCACTTATATGGATAATATATACTTTGTACATATGTTGATAATTTTGGGTTTTGCATTGTTTGCCGCATGATTACTATGATTGATTTTTGATATGAATATAAAAATCACCTATACAATTAGTAGATCGAATCGTGACTTTTGGTTTGCCACCGTGAGACGAAGCATAGATATTATAGTTTGCTACCTGGGCTGAAACGTGGGATTGTGTTTTGCCAGTCACGGAGCGTGACCATGGATGGTCCAAATTggaaagataattattaataaaagaTCTAGATAGTAATGAAAGATAAGGCATATGAA
Coding sequences within it:
- the LOC103711571 gene encoding pentatricopeptide repeat-containing protein At2g45350, chloroplastic-like, encoding MRQKEGKRSTVSRFNYDKGDFARYSVASLLPFLYKCQSMRDLKHVLTPLIVAGFFKDVLAMRKVVTFLSTRIGWLEDVVLLLKQVDDPYPFIWNAFIRGYEQSRRPWKAMDLYNQMLHNNVSPDKFTFPFVLKACATSRALKEGEQIHCQILKTPLHADLFVQGSLIFMYASCGEIDAARASFDGMPHKNLISWNMMIDGYVKHGNVNTALDLFDQMPERDLFSWNVMIDGLAKCGQIEFARQLFDKMPDRDIISWNSIIDGYARCGNMKAARKLFDQVPFKDEVTWAIMLNGYARCNQIGISHSWFEKMPFKNLISWNSLISGYVKCDKITVAYKLFELMPSRNLTSWNIMLDAYAKCGEMN